In Pseudomonas nunensis, a single window of DNA contains:
- a CDS encoding ABC transporter permease → MLLNLYRSLWNYRGFILGSVKREFQSRYRNSLFGALWTVLNPLSMIVVYTVIFSQIMRARLPGVDDGLAYSVYLCAGLLTWGLFSEITSRSQSMFLENANLLKKISFPRICLPVIALLNAGINFGIILGLFFGFLLISGRLPGMALLALIPLLILQVIFAAGLGMILGILNVFFRDVGQFFGILLQFWFWLTPIVYPISILPPGIQHLIGLNPMTALMTSYQNVFLYNQWPNWHSLIPLLVIGLLFCGLALRMFRQRVGEMVDEL, encoded by the coding sequence ATGCTGCTTAATCTGTACCGCTCACTGTGGAATTACCGCGGTTTCATCCTCGGCAGCGTCAAGCGGGAATTCCAGTCGCGGTATCGCAATTCGCTGTTCGGTGCCCTGTGGACCGTGCTCAATCCGCTGTCGATGATCGTCGTGTACACGGTGATCTTTTCCCAGATCATGCGCGCCCGCTTGCCGGGCGTGGACGATGGCCTGGCCTACAGCGTCTACCTGTGCGCCGGCCTGCTGACCTGGGGCCTATTCTCGGAAATCACCAGCCGCAGCCAGAGCATGTTTCTGGAAAACGCCAACCTGCTGAAGAAAATCAGCTTCCCGCGCATCTGCCTGCCGGTGATCGCCCTGCTCAACGCCGGCATCAACTTCGGGATCATCCTGGGGCTGTTCTTCGGCTTCCTGCTGATCAGCGGACGCTTGCCGGGCATGGCTTTATTGGCGCTGATTCCGCTGCTGATCCTGCAAGTGATCTTTGCCGCCGGGCTGGGGATGATCCTCGGCATTCTCAATGTGTTCTTTCGCGATGTCGGGCAGTTTTTCGGCATCCTCCTGCAATTCTGGTTCTGGCTGACACCGATCGTGTACCCGATCTCGATCCTGCCGCCAGGCATCCAGCACCTGATCGGACTCAACCCGATGACTGCGCTGATGACCAGCTACCAGAACGTCTTCCTCTACAACCAATGGCCCAACTGGCACTCGCTGATCCCGCTGCTGGTGATCGGCCTGTTGTTCTGCGGCCTGGCGTTGCGAATGTTCCGTCAGCGTGTCGGTGAAATGGTGGACGAACTCTGA
- the gmd gene encoding GDP-mannose 4,6-dehydratase, translated as MTKSALITGITGQDGAYLAKLLLDKGYKVHGLVARRSSDSRWRLREMGVEGDIVYLDGDMADACSVQRAVIKSAPDEVYNLAAQSFVAASWDQPVTTGIVDGLGVTHLLEAIRQFSPHTRFYQASTSEMFGLIQAEQQDENTPFYPRSPYGVAKLYGHWITVNYRESFNLHANSGILFNHESPLRGIEFVTRKVTDAAARIKQGKQNELRLGNIDTKRDWGFAGDYVEAMWLMLQQDKADDYVVATGVTTTVREMCRIAFDHIGLNYRDYVKIDPAFFRPAEVDVLLGNPAKAQRVLGWKPKTDLDTLIRMMMDADMKRVAKE; from the coding sequence ATGACAAAAAGTGCACTGATCACAGGGATCACCGGCCAGGACGGCGCTTATCTGGCAAAACTGCTGCTCGACAAGGGTTACAAAGTCCACGGCCTGGTGGCCCGGCGCAGCAGCGACTCACGCTGGCGCCTGCGCGAAATGGGGGTCGAGGGCGACATCGTTTACCTGGACGGCGACATGGCCGATGCCTGCTCGGTGCAGCGCGCGGTGATCAAGTCGGCGCCGGACGAGGTGTACAACCTCGCAGCACAAAGTTTCGTTGCCGCCTCGTGGGATCAGCCGGTGACCACTGGCATCGTCGACGGCCTGGGGGTGACACACTTGCTCGAAGCGATCCGCCAGTTCAGTCCGCACACGCGTTTCTATCAAGCGTCCACCAGCGAAATGTTCGGCCTGATCCAGGCCGAGCAGCAGGACGAGAACACCCCGTTCTACCCGCGCAGCCCTTACGGCGTAGCCAAGCTCTACGGTCACTGGATCACCGTGAACTACCGCGAGAGCTTCAACCTGCACGCCAACAGCGGGATCCTGTTCAACCACGAATCCCCGCTGCGCGGCATCGAGTTCGTGACCCGCAAGGTCACCGACGCCGCCGCGCGCATCAAGCAAGGCAAACAGAACGAGCTGCGCCTGGGCAACATCGACACCAAGCGTGACTGGGGTTTTGCCGGCGACTACGTCGAAGCCATGTGGCTGATGCTGCAACAGGACAAGGCCGACGATTACGTGGTTGCCACGGGCGTGACCACCACCGTGCGCGAAATGTGCCGGATCGCCTTCGATCACATTGGTCTGAACTACCGCGATTACGTGAAGATCGACCCGGCATTCTTCCGTCCGGCCGAAGTCGACGTACTGCTCGGCAACCCGGCCAAGGCCCAGCGCGTACTGGGCTGGAAGCCAAAAACCGATCTGGATACCTTGATCCGCATGATGATGGATGCGGACATGAAACGCGTCGCCAAGGAGTAG
- a CDS encoding class I SAM-dependent methyltransferase codes for MIRRLLARFWPAPLPAPVPAPVASVSPRDIGLHDAILDGWFLNDTGELLKGFAITADDTLLDVGCGEGVATLFAVRQGASVIFTDSEHDKVRDLARQVDAQSDKQNLGLVSNSLPLPLADGCASKVVCMEVLEHIDEPEPFMAELVRMGRPGALYLLSVPAPVGEHLQKGIAPASYYQSPNHVQIFSPERFAAMVEDAGLVIEHRQATGFFWVMGMIFFWASERAAGRDLSGAVRDRIQAPYPPLMESWAKTWQDLLAQPNGLAIKQMLDQFMPKSQVIIARKPLDADDATGRRA; via the coding sequence ATGATCCGGCGCTTGCTCGCACGTTTCTGGCCAGCGCCGTTGCCGGCGCCCGTCCCAGCCCCGGTCGCCAGTGTGTCGCCACGGGATATCGGCCTGCACGACGCGATCCTCGACGGCTGGTTTTTGAACGACACTGGCGAACTGCTCAAGGGCTTTGCGATTACTGCAGACGACACCTTGCTGGACGTCGGTTGCGGTGAAGGCGTGGCGACGTTGTTTGCGGTGCGCCAGGGCGCGTCGGTGATTTTCACCGACAGCGAACACGACAAGGTCCGCGACCTGGCCCGGCAAGTGGACGCGCAGTCGGATAAACAAAATCTGGGACTGGTGAGCAACAGCTTGCCACTGCCGCTTGCCGACGGTTGTGCGAGCAAAGTCGTGTGCATGGAAGTGCTCGAACACATCGACGAGCCCGAACCGTTCATGGCTGAACTGGTGCGCATGGGCCGTCCCGGGGCGTTGTATCTGCTGAGCGTGCCGGCTCCGGTGGGCGAGCATTTGCAAAAGGGCATCGCGCCGGCCAGCTATTACCAGTCACCCAATCACGTACAGATTTTCAGCCCCGAGCGGTTTGCCGCGATGGTGGAAGACGCTGGGCTGGTGATTGAACATCGCCAGGCAACCGGGTTTTTCTGGGTCATGGGCATGATTTTTTTCTGGGCTAGCGAGCGTGCAGCCGGGCGCGACCTGAGCGGCGCGGTGCGTGACCGGATCCAGGCGCCATACCCGCCGTTGATGGAGAGCTGGGCGAAAACCTGGCAGGACTTGCTGGCGCAACCCAACGGTCTGGCGATCAAGCAGATGCTCGATCAGTTCATGCCCAAGAGCCAGGTGATCATCGCCCGCAAACCGCTGGATGCCGATGACGCGACGGGGAGAAGGGCATGA
- a CDS encoding glycosyltransferase, translated as MNFILYSDVNDGSISQSLGRPEYSYYFVLKAYRPVLESLGRVHVVSSAAEVDPLYRQLQQAGQECLFLSFSPPHKTPTDLQCPMVCVIAWEYDSIPTEDWDSDPRHDWSQTLARHGRVITLSSHTAQAIRRALGEDFPVLVLPTPLWERFAEVREQYPSTPVNPGSTLQIKGCIIDSRAMGLSADGLIAPIFNEQELETRGLSVEEPEPEPEPEPEPVAPPPLTLQRRAFITKHYLREGYRAVTSESEHSPLFLLKHNLLLWYREAVRDLVPVAARKQLFRLRTSESLSEPAPAPEPQSIPEPLPLATTVSEAMEQAEHPQALLPDTSERVEIEVSGVVYVSVFNPEDGRKNWHHLITAFCWALRDAEDATLVLKITQNDLSTYYVHLITLLSQLSPFACRVVVMHGYLEDEEFARLYGAASFYVNASRCEGLCLPLMEFMSCARPVIAPNHTAMGDYIDERVGFIVKSSHEPTIWPEDARILYRTLRHRPDWGSLKAAYADSYAMAKNQPQDYQAMATAANERMRDYCGFAPVQQRLSEFFGLTPGSATTPLKAEAGTASC; from the coding sequence ATGAATTTCATTCTTTACTCTGACGTCAACGACGGCTCCATCAGCCAGAGCCTCGGACGTCCCGAATACAGTTATTACTTCGTGCTCAAGGCCTATCGCCCGGTGCTCGAAAGTCTTGGTCGGGTGCATGTGGTGTCGTCGGCTGCCGAAGTCGACCCGCTGTACCGGCAACTGCAACAGGCCGGTCAGGAGTGCCTGTTCCTCTCGTTCTCCCCTCCGCATAAAACCCCGACCGACCTGCAATGCCCGATGGTGTGCGTGATTGCCTGGGAGTACGACTCGATCCCGACCGAGGACTGGGACAGCGATCCGCGACATGACTGGAGCCAGACCTTGGCACGTCATGGCCGGGTGATTACCTTGTCCAGCCACACTGCCCAAGCCATCCGCCGGGCCCTGGGTGAAGATTTCCCGGTGCTGGTGCTGCCGACGCCGTTATGGGAGCGCTTCGCCGAGGTGCGTGAGCAGTATCCGAGTACGCCGGTCAATCCGGGCAGCACCTTGCAGATCAAGGGTTGCATCATCGACAGCCGTGCGATGGGCTTGTCGGCCGATGGTTTGATCGCGCCGATCTTCAATGAGCAGGAACTGGAAACCCGCGGCCTGAGTGTTGAAGAGCCGGAACCTGAGCCCGAGCCGGAACCAGAACCCGTGGCGCCACCGCCACTGACCCTGCAGCGACGGGCGTTCATCACCAAGCATTACCTGCGCGAAGGCTACCGGGCCGTGACAAGCGAATCCGAGCATTCGCCGCTGTTTTTGCTCAAACACAACCTGCTGCTGTGGTATCGCGAAGCGGTGCGCGATCTGGTGCCGGTCGCTGCCCGCAAACAGCTTTTCCGGTTGCGCACGTCAGAGTCATTGTCAGAACCAGCGCCAGCACCAGAGCCACAATCAATCCCCGAACCATTGCCGCTGGCCACCACCGTCAGCGAAGCAATGGAGCAGGCCGAGCACCCGCAAGCCTTGCTGCCTGACACCAGCGAACGGGTCGAGATCGAGGTCAGCGGCGTGGTGTATGTCAGCGTGTTCAACCCCGAAGACGGGCGCAAGAACTGGCATCACCTGATCACCGCGTTCTGCTGGGCCCTGCGCGACGCCGAAGACGCCACGCTGGTGCTGAAAATCACCCAGAACGACTTGTCGACCTACTACGTGCACTTGATCACCTTGCTGTCGCAACTCTCGCCGTTCGCCTGCCGGGTGGTGGTCATGCACGGCTATCTGGAAGATGAGGAATTCGCCAGGCTTTACGGCGCGGCGAGTTTCTACGTCAACGCGTCGCGCTGCGAAGGCCTGTGCCTGCCGTTGATGGAATTCATGTCCTGCGCCCGGCCGGTGATTGCGCCGAACCACACGGCGATGGGCGACTACATTGATGAGCGGGTCGGGTTTATCGTCAAGTCCAGCCATGAGCCGACGATCTGGCCGGAAGATGCGCGCATTCTCTATCGCACCCTGCGTCATCGCCCGGACTGGGGCTCGTTGAAAGCGGCCTATGCAGACAGTTACGCCATGGCCAAAAACCAGCCGCAGGATTATCAGGCGATGGCCACGGCGGCGAATGAACGCATGCGCGATTACTGCGGTTTTGCCCCGGTGCAGCAGCGACTTTCAGAGTTTTTCGGGCTGACACCGGGCAGCGCAACCACGCCGCTGAAAGCCGAGGCGGGGACCGCATCATGCTGA
- a CDS encoding glycosyltransferase — MLIIIHSETNKSNIQQNLGRPEYSYYFVLKEFRPVLERLGQVIEVSNPDELVDRLYFDCLSRGEDCIFLSFSPPHRTPIHYACPTVPLFAWEFSTIPTESWQGEPRHDWRVVLEACGMAITHSTFTVNAVREVMGADYPICAIPAPVWDRFAARGEQLAKRAVVEPVQLNLRGLLIDSRTVDLRAYGPPALCEGTPLSFDGPPRDCQLQLEGVVYTSVFNPYDGRKNWQDMLSAFCTTFRDTPDATLVLKLTHHDIANALNDMLHHLYKNQSYQCRIVLIHGYLADVDYERLVEATSYVVNSSFGEGQCLPLMEFMSCGKPAIAPLNTAMADYVDSDNAFIVESTDELTAWPHDPRAAYRTLRYVTDWDSLCTAYRVSYDVAKTDAERYALMSAHAVRSLQRFCSQASTEERLRTFFEQLLERAKPLPVEASGA; from the coding sequence ATGCTGATCATCATTCATTCGGAAACCAACAAGAGCAACATCCAGCAGAACCTCGGACGGCCGGAGTACAGCTATTACTTCGTGCTCAAGGAATTCCGCCCGGTGCTGGAGCGACTGGGGCAAGTCATCGAAGTCAGCAACCCTGACGAACTGGTCGATCGCTTGTATTTCGACTGCTTGAGCCGTGGCGAGGACTGCATTTTCCTGTCGTTCTCACCGCCCCATCGCACGCCGATTCATTACGCCTGCCCGACCGTGCCGTTGTTCGCCTGGGAATTCAGCACCATCCCGACCGAGAGCTGGCAGGGCGAACCCCGCCACGACTGGCGGGTGGTGTTGGAGGCGTGCGGCATGGCGATTACCCATTCGACCTTCACCGTCAACGCCGTGCGGGAAGTGATGGGCGCCGACTACCCGATCTGCGCCATTCCCGCTCCGGTGTGGGACCGCTTTGCGGCGCGGGGCGAGCAACTGGCCAAGCGCGCAGTGGTCGAGCCGGTGCAACTGAACCTGCGCGGTTTGTTGATCGACAGCCGCACCGTGGATTTGCGCGCTTACGGCCCGCCCGCGTTGTGCGAAGGAACCCCGCTCTCGTTCGACGGCCCGCCCCGGGACTGTCAGTTGCAACTCGAAGGCGTGGTCTACACCTCGGTGTTCAATCCCTACGACGGGCGCAAGAACTGGCAAGACATGCTCAGCGCGTTCTGCACCACGTTCCGCGACACGCCCGATGCGACGCTGGTGTTGAAACTCACCCACCACGACATCGCCAACGCGCTGAACGACATGCTGCACCACCTCTACAAGAACCAGTCGTACCAGTGCCGGATCGTGCTGATCCACGGTTATCTGGCCGATGTGGATTACGAACGCTTGGTCGAGGCCACCAGCTACGTAGTGAACAGCTCGTTCGGCGAAGGGCAGTGCCTGCCGCTGATGGAGTTCATGTCCTGCGGCAAACCGGCGATTGCGCCGCTGAACACGGCGATGGCCGACTACGTGGACAGCGACAACGCGTTCATTGTCGAATCCACCGATGAGCTGACGGCGTGGCCCCACGATCCTCGCGCGGCGTACCGCACGCTGCGTTACGTGACCGATTGGGATTCGTTGTGCACGGCTTATCGCGTCAGTTATGACGTGGCGAAAACCGATGCCGAGCGCTATGCGCTGATGTCGGCCCACGCGGTGCGCAGCCTGCAGCGATTCTGCAGCCAGGCCAGCACCGAAGAGCGTTTGCGCACGTTCTTCGAACAGCTGCTGGAGCGTGCCAAGCCGTTGCCCGTGGAAGCTTCCGGCGCATGA
- a CDS encoding acyltransferase family protein encodes MSSKRIMDIELLRGIAVLGVLFHHLQGSLFTDIVPSLERIHAWAQPWWGVDLFFAISGFVIARSLIPALQGCSTRQEYWQQTRNFWLRRAFRLLPSAWLWLALMLLACLFINQSGAFGTLHANLQATLAGVAQFANFRFADSFYRYEYGTSFVYWSLSLEEQFYLLFPLLILVCRKHLVWALLALVAVQLFTLRTPILMVVRTDALALGILLAMWSARPGYARWEPTFLRRPWAGVSVLLLLALALSVMATDRFTFTNYRIGAIAVLSAVLVWVASYNRDYLMPAGVPKNLMVWIGSRSYGIYLIHIPAYLLVREMIFRLQAAGLPSPAGHPILTILIAGGLIALLSELNYRFVEMPMRNRGASLVQRLSTSRTAAPSSGATSC; translated from the coding sequence ATGAGCAGCAAACGCATCATGGACATCGAGTTGTTGCGCGGCATTGCGGTGCTCGGTGTGTTGTTCCATCACCTGCAAGGCAGCCTGTTCACCGACATCGTGCCGTCGCTGGAACGCATCCATGCCTGGGCGCAGCCGTGGTGGGGCGTAGACCTGTTTTTCGCGATCTCGGGCTTCGTGATTGCCCGTAGCCTGATCCCGGCCTTGCAAGGTTGCAGCACCCGCCAGGAATACTGGCAGCAGACCCGCAACTTCTGGCTGCGCCGGGCCTTTCGATTACTGCCGTCGGCGTGGCTGTGGCTGGCGCTAATGTTGCTGGCTTGTCTGTTTATCAACCAATCCGGGGCGTTCGGCACGTTGCACGCCAACTTGCAGGCGACGCTGGCCGGGGTCGCGCAGTTTGCCAATTTCCGCTTCGCCGACAGCTTCTATCGCTATGAATACGGCACCAGTTTCGTCTACTGGAGCCTGTCGCTGGAGGAGCAGTTTTACTTGCTGTTCCCGCTGCTGATCCTGGTCTGTCGCAAGCACCTGGTCTGGGCCTTGCTGGCGCTGGTCGCGGTGCAGTTGTTCACCTTGCGCACGCCGATCCTGATGGTGGTGCGCACCGACGCATTGGCCCTCGGCATCCTGTTGGCGATGTGGAGTGCGCGGCCGGGTTATGCACGCTGGGAACCGACCTTCTTGCGCCGGCCGTGGGCGGGCGTGTCGGTGTTGTTGCTCTTGGCGCTGGCGCTGAGCGTGATGGCCACCGATCGCTTTACCTTCACCAATTACAGGATCGGCGCGATTGCCGTGCTCAGTGCGGTGCTGGTCTGGGTTGCGTCTTACAACCGCGATTACCTGATGCCAGCGGGTGTACCGAAGAATCTGATGGTGTGGATCGGCAGTCGCTCCTACGGGATTTACCTGATCCACATTCCGGCTTATCTGCTGGTGCGTGAAATGATTTTCCGTTTGCAAGCGGCCGGTTTGCCGAGCCCGGCTGGCCATCCGATCCTGACGATCCTCATCGCGGGCGGATTGATCGCCCTGTTGAGCGAGCTAAATTACCGCTTCGTCGAAATGCCCATGCGCAATCGCGGCGCCTCGCTGGTGCAACGTCTGAGCACGTCCCGAACCGCCGCCCCATCCTCTGGAGCTACCTCATGCTGA
- a CDS encoding mannose-1-phosphate guanylyltransferase/mannose-6-phosphate isomerase, producing the protein MLIPVILSGGAGTRLWPVSREGHPKPFMTLPDGQSLLGKTYRRAAGLLDGWGDIVTVTNREYYFQSKDHYHDAQMSRHRGHFLLEPTARNTAPAIAAAALSLQALHGDEAIMVVMPADHLIVNVDALQNAVEHAVTLAKSGHLVTFGVVPTAPETGFGYIETGAPLDDKGAAKVQRFVEKPDLQTATHYLESGNFLWNSGMFCFSVATLLAELQIHAPDLLEQTRACMAESPAVETGGCLQQELSPTLFAEITDISIDYALMERSDKVVVVPAGFDWSDIGSWGALAALIPPDAQNNRASGDAIFVDSHNNFVQSEGRLVAAVGVDNLIIVDTADAVLVAHADRAQDVRRVAKQLKDKQHEAYRLHRTVSRPWGTYTVLEEGTRFKIKRIVVKPGGKLSLQMHHHRNEHWVVVEGMAKVTNNGTGTHLVAKNESTFIAAGHKHRLENPGVIDLVIIEVQSGEYLGEDDIVRFEDQYGRTV; encoded by the coding sequence ATGCTGATTCCTGTGATCCTCTCCGGCGGTGCCGGGACCCGTTTGTGGCCAGTGTCCCGCGAAGGGCACCCCAAGCCGTTCATGACGCTGCCCGACGGCCAGTCGCTGCTGGGCAAGACCTATCGCCGCGCGGCGGGCCTGCTCGATGGTTGGGGCGACATCGTCACGGTGACCAATCGCGAGTATTACTTCCAGAGCAAGGATCACTACCACGACGCGCAGATGTCCCGTCATCGCGGGCACTTCCTGCTTGAGCCGACGGCCCGCAACACCGCCCCGGCCATCGCGGCAGCGGCGCTGTCGCTGCAAGCCTTGCACGGTGACGAGGCGATCATGGTGGTGATGCCGGCCGATCACCTGATCGTCAATGTCGACGCCCTGCAGAATGCGGTCGAGCACGCCGTAACGTTGGCCAAGAGCGGTCACCTGGTGACCTTCGGCGTGGTGCCGACGGCGCCGGAAACCGGCTTCGGTTATATCGAGACCGGCGCACCGCTGGACGACAAAGGCGCGGCCAAGGTCCAGCGTTTCGTCGAAAAACCCGACCTGCAAACCGCGACCCATTACCTGGAAAGCGGCAACTTCCTGTGGAATTCGGGGATGTTCTGCTTCTCGGTGGCCACGTTGCTGGCCGAGCTGCAAATCCACGCCCCGGACTTACTGGAACAGACCCGCGCCTGCATGGCCGAGAGTCCAGCCGTGGAAACCGGCGGTTGCCTGCAACAGGAATTGTCGCCGACGCTGTTTGCCGAGATTACTGACATCTCCATCGACTACGCCTTGATGGAGCGCTCGGACAAAGTGGTGGTGGTGCCCGCCGGTTTCGACTGGAGCGATATCGGTTCCTGGGGCGCGCTGGCCGCGTTGATACCGCCGGATGCGCAAAACAACCGCGCCAGCGGCGACGCGATTTTCGTCGACAGCCACAACAACTTCGTCCAGAGCGAAGGCCGGCTAGTCGCAGCCGTGGGTGTGGATAACCTGATCATCGTCGACACCGCCGACGCCGTGCTGGTGGCCCACGCCGACCGAGCCCAGGATGTGCGCCGGGTAGCCAAGCAGCTCAAGGACAAACAGCACGAAGCCTATCGCCTGCACCGCACGGTCAGCCGGCCGTGGGGTACGTACACCGTGCTGGAGGAAGGCACGCGCTTCAAGATCAAGCGCATCGTGGTCAAGCCGGGCGGCAAGTTGTCGTTGCAAATGCACCACCATCGCAACGAACACTGGGTTGTGGTCGAAGGCATGGCCAAGGTCACCAACAACGGCACCGGCACGCATCTGGTGGCGAAGAATGAATCCACTTTCATTGCCGCCGGACACAAGCATCGCCTGGAAAACCCGGGGGTCATCGATCTGGTGATCATCGAAGTTCAAAGCGGCGAATACCTGGGAGAGGACGATATCGTCCGCTTCGAAGATCAATACGGCAGGACGGTTTGA
- a CDS encoding GDP-mannose 4,6-dehydratase encodes MKKRLFVTGLSGFVGQHIQSRLEPDTSEWELLPVPSRYDLGDPDSLEGLWPEMPDAVIHLAGQTFVPEAFRDPARTLNINLLGTLNLLQALKARGFSGTFLYVSSGDVYGQVSEAQLPITELQPPCPRNPYAVSKLSAEFLSLQWGLSEGWPVLVARPFNHIGTGQKDSFVIASAARQINRIKQGLQAPQLEVGDIDVTRDFLDVGDVISAYLALLEKGTPGQVYNICSGREQSIRSLIEQLGDLAQVNMQLIQDPARLRRADQRRVCGSHARLAQATGWTPEITTQQSLRAILSDWEKRVKEE; translated from the coding sequence TTGAAAAAGCGTCTGTTCGTTACGGGTCTGAGTGGATTCGTAGGACAACACATCCAGTCACGGCTGGAGCCGGATACCTCGGAATGGGAGCTACTGCCTGTCCCTTCCCGGTATGACCTCGGCGACCCGGACAGCCTCGAAGGCCTGTGGCCCGAGATGCCTGACGCGGTCATTCACCTGGCCGGCCAGACCTTCGTTCCCGAAGCCTTCCGTGATCCGGCACGCACGTTGAACATCAACCTGCTCGGCACCCTGAACCTGCTGCAAGCGCTCAAGGCGCGCGGCTTCAGCGGCACCTTCCTCTACGTCAGCTCCGGCGACGTCTACGGCCAGGTCAGCGAAGCCCAGTTGCCGATCACCGAACTCCAGCCACCCTGCCCGCGCAACCCGTATGCCGTGAGCAAACTGTCGGCGGAATTCCTCAGCCTGCAATGGGGCTTGAGCGAGGGCTGGCCAGTGTTGGTGGCGCGTCCGTTCAACCACATCGGCACCGGGCAGAAAGACAGCTTCGTCATCGCCAGCGCCGCACGGCAGATCAACCGAATCAAACAAGGCCTGCAAGCTCCGCAACTGGAAGTCGGCGACATCGACGTCACCCGCGATTTCCTCGATGTCGGCGACGTGATCTCGGCTTACCTGGCGCTGCTGGAAAAAGGCACGCCGGGGCAGGTCTACAACATTTGCTCGGGGCGCGAGCAAAGCATCCGCAGTTTGATTGAACAGTTGGGGGACCTCGCTCAGGTCAACATGCAATTGATTCAGGACCCTGCACGTCTTCGCCGCGCGGATCAGCGTCGCGTCTGTGGCAGCCATGCCAGGCTCGCCCAGGCCACAGGGTGGACACCTGAAATCACAACACAACAATCCCTGCGGGCGATCCTGTCCGACTGGGAGAAACGAGTGAAAGAAGAATGA
- a CDS encoding ABC transporter ATP-binding protein has translation MGHIRVTGLGKAYKQYPNRWSRLLEWMVPFSGTRHHLHWILQDVDFEIQPGEAVGIVGVNGAGKSTLLKMITGTTQPTCGQIQLKGRVAALLELGMGFHPDFTGRQNAFMAGQLLGMQVEEIEALMPEIESFAEIGEAIDHPVRTYSSGMQMRLAFSVATARRPDILIVDEALSVGDAYFQHKSFDRIRNFRKAGTTLLIVSHDRSAIQSICDTAILLEGGRMAMRGKPEEVMDYYNAMLAQREGQTVRQEMLANGQVQTISGTGEAGIVSVRLLDAQGRSVEVAEVGQPMVLEVQTEVRQDIERLILGFMIKDRLGQAIYGINTHRLDKAITDLSAGERVTFRFAFDMRLGKGNYSIALSLSRLDSHLDRNFEWRDYGLVFHVINNRQEDFVGCSWLEAQTTISRSSETVVQTADPEVSR, from the coding sequence ATGGGGCATATACGCGTTACAGGCCTGGGCAAGGCCTACAAACAGTACCCGAATCGCTGGAGCCGCCTGCTCGAATGGATGGTGCCGTTTTCCGGCACCCGTCACCACTTGCACTGGATCCTGCAAGACGTCGATTTCGAGATCCAGCCCGGTGAGGCCGTGGGCATCGTCGGCGTCAACGGCGCGGGCAAAAGCACGCTGCTGAAGATGATCACCGGCACCACCCAGCCGACCTGCGGGCAGATTCAACTGAAAGGTCGAGTCGCCGCGCTGCTGGAACTGGGCATGGGTTTTCATCCGGACTTTACCGGTCGGCAGAACGCTTTCATGGCCGGCCAGTTGTTGGGCATGCAGGTTGAAGAGATCGAAGCCTTGATGCCGGAAATCGAAAGCTTTGCCGAAATTGGCGAGGCCATCGACCACCCGGTGCGCACCTACTCCAGCGGCATGCAGATGCGCCTGGCGTTCAGCGTCGCCACGGCGCGGCGCCCGGACATCCTGATCGTCGATGAAGCGTTGTCGGTGGGTGACGCCTATTTCCAGCACAAAAGCTTCGACCGCATCCGTAACTTCCGCAAGGCCGGCACCACCCTGCTGATCGTGTCGCATGACCGCTCGGCCATTCAGTCGATCTGCGACACCGCGATCCTGCTGGAAGGCGGACGCATGGCCATGCGCGGCAAACCCGAAGAAGTCATGGACTACTACAACGCCATGCTCGCCCAGCGCGAAGGCCAGACCGTGCGTCAGGAAATGCTCGCCAACGGCCAGGTGCAGACCATTTCCGGCACCGGCGAGGCAGGGATTGTCAGCGTGCGCCTGCTCGATGCCCAGGGCCGTTCCGTGGAAGTGGCGGAGGTCGGCCAGCCGATGGTGCTGGAGGTGCAGACCGAAGTTCGCCAGGACATCGAACGCCTGATACTGGGCTTCATGATCAAGGATCGCCTCGGCCAGGCGATTTACGGGATCAACACTCATCGCCTGGACAAAGCCATCACCGACCTGAGTGCCGGCGAGCGCGTGACCTTCCGTTTCGCCTTCGACATGCGCCTGGGCAAGGGCAATTACTCGATCGCCCTGAGCCTGTCGCGTCTGGACTCGCACCTGGATCGCAACTTCGAATGGCGCGACTACGGACTGGTGTTCCACGTGATCAATAATCGCCAGGAAGACTTCGTCGGTTGCTCGTGGCTGGAGGCACAAACCACCATCAGCCGTTCCAGCGAAACCGTTGTGCAAACGGCAGACCCGGAGGTGTCGCGATGA